In the Anaerobaca lacustris genome, CCGAAGCGCTTCGAGATTCCCGTCATCCGCAGGGCGGTCTGGCGACGGGCAACGGTCTGTGCCGGGCCGCCGTTCATATCTGCGAGCCGAGAAGCTCCCGGACCTTCGGGTCGGCAAGGCGATCCTGCGTGATCAGCTCCACGCCGGTATCGACCTCCTTGGGGACGGTCTGGCCCTGCATGTGGCGAACGATCGCCTTGACTCCTTCATAACCCATCTTGAACGGGTTCTGGATGATCAGGCTGTCGAGGTCGCCTTTCTCCAGCCCATCCACGACCATCGGCCAGGCGTCGAAGCCGATCATCTTGATCCTTCGCTGGCCCTGGTCGGCGTTGCGCAGGGCGGTCAGCGCGCCGCCGGCAGTGGTGGCGTTGCAGGCGAAGATCCCGTCGACGTCGGGATTTCGCGTAAGCATGTCGTCGGTGACGTCGCGGGCTTTGTCCGTGGTGGGGGGGCTGGGGTACTGGGCGTCGACGATCTGGATCTCGGGATGCTCTCGGGCGAGCGTCTCGGTGAAGCCGGCCAGTCGGGCATCGGTCGAGGCCGAGTTGGGGGTCCATCGGACGATGATGATGCGGCCCTTGCCGTCGAGGATCTGGCCCATGCGCTGGGCGGCCAGGACGCCGCCCTGATAGTTGTCGGTCGCCATGTAGGAGAGGATGTTCTCGGTATCGACGCCGGAATCGACGATCACGCACGGGATCCCGCGCTCGTGGACCTTCTCGACGACGGGGACGAGCGCCTTGCGGTCGCTGGGCGCCAGGACGATGCCGGCGACCTTCTGGGCCATCATGTCCTCGACGATCTGGACCTGCCGCTCGCGGTCGGTCTCGACCTCCGGCCCATTCCAGAGGATGTCATAGCCTTCTTCCTTGCCCGCCTTCAGGGCGCCCTGTCGCACGCCTTCCCAGTAGACCGAGACCGTCTCTTTGGGCACCACGCCGATCTTGTGCGATCCGTCGGTGCGGCCCTTGCGTAGCACGCCGACGACGACGAGAACTCCTGCCAGGACCCCCAGAAGGACAATCCATATCGCGTTCTTCATGATCTGCGCTCCCATCCAATCCTTCTCACCGGTTCACTGCCGTGCCGAGCCCGCCGACG is a window encoding:
- a CDS encoding ABC transporter substrate-binding protein, which produces MKNAIWIVLLGVLAGVLVVVGVLRKGRTDGSHKIGVVPKETVSVYWEGVRQGALKAGKEEGYDILWNGPEVETDRERQVQIVEDMMAQKVAGIVLAPSDRKALVPVVEKVHERGIPCVIVDSGVDTENILSYMATDNYQGGVLAAQRMGQILDGKGRIIIVRWTPNSASTDARLAGFTETLAREHPEIQIVDAQYPSPPTTDKARDVTDDMLTRNPDVDGIFACNATTAGGALTALRNADQGQRRIKMIGFDAWPMVVDGLEKGDLDSLIIQNPFKMGYEGVKAIVRHMQGQTVPKEVDTGVELITQDRLADPKVRELLGSQI